One genomic window of Plasmodium falciparum 3D7 genome assembly, chromosome: 10 includes the following:
- a CDS encoding prohibitin 2, putative, protein MYKFKFKLRNIYKIHFKPYINMNAPPNFDIHQVKKLGKLGATIGAIIGVTSFGSWFFKNSLYNVEAGKRAIKYNRIFGLSNKIYGEGTHFLIPFFERSIIYDVRTKPRVLMSLTGSRDLQMVNITCRVLSRPNEKKLVEIYRTLGKEYDEKVLPSIINEVLKSVVAQYNASQLITQREVVSKSVREQLVQRAKDFNILLDDASITHLSFSNEYEKAVEAKQVAQQEAERSKYVVLKAEQEKKSTIIKAQGEAEVAKLIGLAVKDNPAFMELKKIELSREVSNIISKCQNKVMLPTDSLLINFTK, encoded by the coding sequence atgtataaatttaaatttaaattaagGAACATTTACAAAATTCATTTCAAGCCTTATATTAACATGAATGCTCCTCCTAATTTTGACATACATCAGGTTAAGAAATTAGGGAAATTAGGTGCAACTATAGGAGCAATAATAGGTGTAACTTCATTTGGTAGTtggttttttaaaaatagcTTATATAATGTAGAGGCGGGGAAGCGagctataaaatataatagaatATTTGGCTtgtcaaataaaatatacggTGAAGGTACGCACTTTTTAATACCATTTTTTGAGAGatctataatatatgatgtaAGAACAAAACCTAGAGTATTAATGTCATTAACAGGTTCTCGAGATCTACAAATGGTAAACATAACATGTCGTGTATTATCAAGAccaaatgaaaagaaattagtagaaatatatagaacCTTAGGAAAGgaatatgatgaaaaagTATTACCATCAATTATTAATGAAGTTTTAAAAAGTGTTGTAGCACAATATAATGCTTCTCAATTAATTACTCAAAGAGAAGTTGTAAGTAAATCAGTACGTGAACAATTAGTACAAAGAGCAAAAGATTTTAATATACTTCTTGATGATGCATCTATTACTCATTTGAGCTTTAGtaatgaatatgaaaaagCTGTTGAAGCTAAGCAAGTTGCACAACAAGAAGCAGAAAGAAGTAAATATGTTGTTCTTAAAGCAGagcaagaaaaaaaatctaCAATTATTAAAGCACAAGGAGAAGCTGAAGTAGCCAAATTAATAGGTCTTGCTGTTAAGGACAATCCTGCATTTatggaattaaaaaaaattgaattgTCAAGAGAAGTTTCAAATATCATATCAAAATGTCAAAATAAGGTTATGTTACCTACGGATTCGTTGTTGAtaaattttacaaaataa